From Enoplosus armatus isolate fEnoArm2 chromosome 23, fEnoArm2.hap1, whole genome shotgun sequence, a single genomic window includes:
- the LOC139305705 gene encoding protein-glutamine gamma-glutamyltransferase 2-like — protein sequence MMKDVDFHCQSNNTAHRTVEISTKQLIVRRGQSFLLTLEMVQPFNASDPLALTVETGSAPSEKRGTRSVFGNPSPMYSSDVKAIWKYDIDKSANLQRGIVTLSVTPPADAPVGRYSLSAKTLSGRTTLGTLVVLFNPWCSDDWVYLPDERERQEYVMNEQGIIYTGTSRYIRPIAWVFGQFEEEMVDICLKLLDVNPKHTRDPADDVSARCNPIYVSRVVSAMINCNDDRGVLMGRWHDNYDDGVRPTHWIGSVSILQRWYEKNCHPVKYGQCWVFAGVMCTVMRFLGIPCRVVTNFQSAHDTNNSLTIEEYYDDNGLRARESQDSIWNFHVWVEGWMKRPDLKKGDSYDGWQVLDPTPQERSEGVHCCGPAPVNGILQGEANLKYDVPFVFAEVNADIVKWMISAYGLKRKMHSDTRTVGQNISTKAVGYNMRNDITNGYKHTEGTTKERAVFRRALNRVNSGDDQEGDSREELLKVEMKFEEETKMLSGQDIKLKLKLTNKDRTNKTMSIRVNAQAMRYNGKPASNMQSAVQERMLLSGQDVILPIHIPFSAYSKYMAGCDSMKVSVVAIDKQQEDDIYETETDITLEDPAISMKLLGEARLYRTMTMEVEFTNPLNETLRNCSLTVIGCGLFKSDYVESNVREMMPNTTLKLQILTTPYKAGLKTVVADFDCSAFRDVKGSCTVDVKP from the exons A TGATGAAGGATGTGGACTTCCACTGCCAGTCTAACAACACCGCCCATCGCACAGTTGAAATTTCAACAAAGCAGCTGATTGTGAGGCGGGGCCAGTCCTTCCTCCTGACTCTGGAAATGGTGCAACCTTTCAACGCCTCGGACCCGCTCGCCCTCACCGTGGAGACGG GTTCTGCTCCATCAGAAAAGCGTGGGACCCGGTCTGTGTTTGGTAACCCTTCCCCCATGTACTCCAGTGACGTCAAGGCAATATGGAAGTACGACATTGACAAGAGCGCCAACCTGCAGAGGGGCATCGTGACCCTGTCCGTGACCCCGCCAGCCGACGCTCCCGTGGGGAGGTACTCGCTGTCTGCAAAGACGCTGAGTGGACGGACCACTCTGGGAACTCTGGTGGTGCTCTTCAACCCCTGGTGCTCAG atgACTGGGTGTATCTTCCCgatgagagggaaagacaagAATATGTGATGAACGAGCAGGGAATCATCTATACGGGAACATCACGTTACATCCGCCCTATTGCCTGGGTCTTTGGACAG TTTGAGGAGGAAATGGTGGACATTTGTCTGAAGCTGTTGGACGTCAACCCAAAACACACGAGAGACCCGGCTGATGACGTCTCTGCTCGCTGTAACCCCATCTATGTTAGTCGCGTGGTCAGCGCCATG ATCAACTGTAACGATGATCGAGGTGTGTTGATGGGACGCTGGCATGACAACTATGATGATGGAGTAAGGCCCACCCACTGGATCGGCAGCGTTAGCATCCTTCAGCGCTGGTATGAAAAAAACTGCCACCCGGTCAAGTACGGGCAGTGCTGGGTGTTTGCTGGTGTAATGTGTACAG TGATGCGGTTTCTGGGTATTCCATGTCGCGTTGTCACAAACTTCCAGTCAGCTCACGACACAAACAACAGCCTCACTATCGAGGAGTATTATGACGACAACGGATTACGAGCCAGAGAGAGCCAAGACAGTATCTG GAACTTCCATGTGTgggtggagggatggatgaaACGACCAGACCTCAAGAAAGGTGACAGCTATGACGGTTGGCAAGTCTTGGATCCCACACCACAGGAAAGGAGCGAAG GAGTGCACTGCTGTGGTCCAGCCCCAGTCAACGGCATCCTCCAGGGCGAGGCTAACCTGAAGTACGACGTGCCATTTGTCTTTGCCGAGGTCAACGCTGACATTGTCAAGTGGATG ATCAGTGCTTACGGTTTAAAGAGGAAAATGCACTCTGACACCAGGACAGTAGGTCAGAACATCTCTACCAAGGCTGTTGGCTACAACATGAGAAATGATATCACAAACggctacaaacacacagaag GTACTACAAAGGAGAGGGCAGTCTTCAGACGTGCACTCAACAGAGTGAACTCAGGAGACGATCAGGAAggtgacagcagagaggagctgctgaaggtGGAGATGAAATTCGAAGAG GAGACCAAGATGCTGAGTGGGCAGGACATtaagctgaagctgaagctgacCAACAAAGATCGTACCAATAAGACAATGTCCATCCGTGTCAACGCCCAGGCCATGAGGTACAACGGCAAACCAGCAAGCAACATGCAGAGTGCAGTCCAGGAGAGGATGCTCCTGTCTGGACAAG ACGTGATCCTACCTATTCACATCCCGTTCTCAGCCTACAGTAAATACATGGCGGGCTGTGACAGTATGAAGGTTTCAGTCGTGGCCATtgacaaacagcaggaagaCGACATCTATGAGACTGAGACTGACATCACCCTGGAGGACCCTGCCATCTCTATGAAG CTTTTGGGTGAGGCCCGCCTGTACCGTACAATGACTATGGAGGTGGAATTTACAAACCCACTCAATGAGACGCTGAGAAACTGCTCTCTGACTGTCATCGGATGTGGCCTTTTCAAATCAGACTATGTAGAAAG CAATGTCAGAGAGATGATGCCAAATACCACACTGAAGCTTCAGATCCTAACGACCCCCTACAAGGCCGGACTGAAGACTGTGGTGGCCGACTTCGACTGCAGCGCCTTCAGGGACGTAAAGGGAAGCTGCACTGTCGACGTCAAACCCTGA
- the LOC139306111 gene encoding endonuclease domain-containing 1 protein-like: MMSVKMGYLLSLAAFLFLPSVPTVAKLVDSMSDCAEFLLEKTPPQVPGILEGGNIKDQNRYKPICQTFNNEKRFVTLYDTQNKIPVFSAYKYRGEQDKGRPKTPWKIEPQLENKADKNENMKDGDKEKTYNYQAGDIDYKPYEKLDRGHLFPSAHAFKEDDKKSTFTLTNIVPQEATFNQGSWRRMETCIKCVMDKHCINNNKVIEGFVVTGAQPNTADKTKNTVNIPSKMWSAFCCYNSDKKTWIASAHFSDNVKEEGGKKFLQAQTLEELHKTLKVSVFPEKCPNQKTATEFYPHMEKECECPPST, from the exons ATGATGTCCGTGAAGATGGGCTACCTCTTGTCCCTCGCTGCCTTCCTGTTCCTGCCCAGTGTTCCCACAGTGGCTAAACTGGTGGATTCAATGTCCGACTGTGCCGAGTTTCTTCTTGAGAAAACTCCACCACAGGTCCCAGGAATCTTGGAGGGCGGTAACATCAAGGACCAGAACCGATACAAACCCATTTGCCAGACATTCAATAACGAGAAAAGGTTTGTGACTCTCTACGACACCCAGAACAAGATTCCAGTGTTTTCTGCTTACAAGTACAGAGGGGAACAAGACAAGGGGCGACCCAAAACCCCTTGGAAGATAGAGCCACAG CTTGAGAACAAAGCTGACAAGAATGAGAACATGAAGgatggagacaaagaaaagaccTACAACTACCAGGCTGGGGACATTGATTACAAACCGTATGAAAAGCTTGACAGGGGCCATTTATTTCCAAGCGCTCATGCGTTCAAGGAAGATGACAAAAAATCCACCTTCACCCTGACCAACATCGTTCCACAAGAAGCAACATTCAACCAGGGAAGCTGGAGGAGAATGGAGACGTGCATCAAATGTGTCATGGACAAACactgcatcaacaacaacaaggttATCGAAGGCTTTGTGGTAACTGGAGCACAACCCAACACCgcagacaaaaccaaaaacacggTTAACATTCCCTCCAAGATGTGGTCAGCATTCTGCTGCTACAACTCCGACAAGAAGACGTGGATAGCAAGCGCACACTTCAGCGACAACGttaaagaggaaggaggaaagaaattcCTGCAGGCCCAGACTCTGGAAGAACTCCATAAAACGCTGAAGGTTAGCGTGTTTCCTGAAAAGTGTCCTAACCAGAAAACTGCTACTGAGTTTTACCCACACATGGAAAAGGAGTGCGAATGCCCCCCCTCCACTTAA